From a single Accipiter gentilis chromosome 8, bAccGen1.1, whole genome shotgun sequence genomic region:
- the LSM7 gene encoding U6 snRNA-associated Sm-like protein LSm7, whose translation MASVGGGGGGAGKMADKEKKKKESILDLSKYIDKTIRVKFQGGREASGVLKGFDPLLNLVLDGTIEYMRDPDDQYKLTEDTRQLGLVVCRGTSVVLICPQDGMEAIPNPFIQQQDG comes from the exons ATGGCGAGCGTCGGCGGAGGTGGTGGCGGCGCGGGCAAGATGGCG gacaaggagaagaagaagaaggagagtATTTTGGACCTCTCCAAGTACATCGACAAAACAATCCGAGTGAAATTCCAAGGTGGGAGAGAAG CAAGTGGTGTCTTGAAAGGATTTGACCCTCTTCTGAACCTTGTGCTAGACGGTACCATTGAATATATGCGAG ATCCAGATGATCAATACAAATTAACAGAAGACACACGTCAGCTGGGACTTGTGGTCTGCAGAGGGACTTCTGTGGTTCTTATTTGTCCACAGGATGGAATGGAAGCTATTCCAAACCCTTTTATTCAGCAGCAAGATGGCTAA
- the LOC126041468 gene encoding kelch-like protein 24 — protein MSKGCIRIELILTAWQSTSMEPAQEPEELGPQTEMIADTVLEVGERLFQVSRRVLSVHSRYFEAMFFGGARESCEHHIVIRGIDAVPFQALLEFTHTAQVLIGQENVTSLLETADFFQFDRVKLLCEKFLERELHVSNCLGLMTYSQQFAFMELYASAMNVALTHWGDVMCQEEFKALPKEMLMQLIKSDDLFVSREDVVFDSIMRWVMEDPATREEDFLDLVGEVRVAFLSLSFLDTLVKRSKYPGEMDTFSRIIKKLDSCPPPSWQNTELCPYAGRSYDTLYVLGGKHDKEQQELFLFQPRTGTWQACSPLQRRNLTQYAVAAVGSFLFVTGGYFRDEFVWYSVDWVLIYNCLDNSWLEGPAMKKSRNSHCAVGAGLYLYVLGGSTDEGIIPAVERMALTESEWESTSPMAQPVERGDAVSVGTRIYVVCGLDENGHVYDGVQRLNTETDSWDVISFSPLPRYDLCITSLNGALYTIGGGAFRFDVETDEWTQVDEECLTQKFFMGCSTVNGRIYLLGQRKGNGALPIVVLFDPYIDMCQVIDNKLPCPLPIHGCVSVRRFDTWA, from the exons ATGAGTAAAGGCTGCATAAGGATTGAGTTAATTTTAACTGCCTGGCAGTCAACAAGCATGGAGCCTGCACAAGAACCAGAGGAGCTGGGACCTCAGACAGAAATGATTGCAGACACAGTTCTTGAGGTTGGAGAGAGACTCTTTCAGGTCAGCCGTAGGGTGCTTTCAGTACACAGTCGTTATTTTGAAGCCATGTTTTTTGGGGGAGCGAGAGAGAGCTGTGAACACCACATAGTGATCAGAGGGATTGATGCAGTGCCTTTTCAGGCACTACTTGAGTTCACTCACACAGCCCAAGTGCTTATAGGTCAAGAAAATGTGACCAGCTTACTggaaacagctgatttttttcagtttgacaggGTGAAACTGTTGTGTGAGAAATTTCTGGAGAGAGAGCTGCATGTTTCTAACTGCCTGGGCCTGATGACCTACTCGCAGCAATTTGCCTTTATGGAGCTGTATGCGTCTGCTATGAATGTGGCTCTCACTCACTGGGGGGATGTGATGTGCCAGGAAGAATTTAAGGCATTACCCAAAGAAATGCTGATGCAGCTCATAAAAAGCGATGACCTCTTTGTTTCGCGAGAAGATGTGGTTTTTGACAGTATTATGAGATGGGTAATGGAGGACCCAGCAACGAGAGAAGAAGACTTTCTAGATTTGGTGGGCGAAGTCAGGGTCGCTTTCCTGAGTTTGTCCTTCCTTGATACCTTGGTGAAACGCAGCAAGTACCCTGGAGAGATGGATACCTTTTCCAGAATAATAAAGAAGTTGGACAGCTGTCCTCCACCCAGCTGGCAAAATACAGAACTGTGTCCTTATGCTGGTCGGAGCTATGACACTTTATATGTCCTGGGAGGAAAGCATGACAAGGAACAGCaagaattatttctctttcaaccTAGAACGGGGACCTGGCAGGCTTGTTCTCCACTGCAGCGCAGGAACCTCACCCAATATGCAGTGGCAGCAGTAG GGAGCTTCCTTTTTGTGACAGGAGGGTATTTCCGAGATGAGTTTGTGTGGTATAGTGTGGATTGGGTGCTTATCTACAATTGCTTGGACAATAGCTGGCTGGAAGGGCCTGCCATGAAGAAGTCCCGCAATAGCCATTGTGCAGTAGGAGCAGGGCTCTACCTGTATGTACTTGGAGGGAGCACAGATGAAGGGATAATCCCAGCAGTGGAGCGCATGGCTCTGACGGAGTCAGAGTGGGAAAGCACGAGTCCTATGGCTcaacctgtggagagaggagatGCGGTCAGTGTGGGAACCAGGATCTATGTGGTCTGTGGCCTGGATGAAAATGGACATGTATATGATGGAGTGCAAAGGCTGAACACAGAGACGGACAGCTGGGATGTCATCTCATTCTCCCCGCTTCCAAG GTATGACCTCTGCATCACATCACTGAATGGTGCTCTGTACACCATAGGAGGGGGAGCTTTTCGATTTGATGTGGAGACAGATGAATGGACCCAGGTGGATGAGGAATGCTTGACCCAGAAGTTCTTCATGGGATGCAGCACTGTGAATGGACGAATTTATCTCCTTGGACAGAGGAAGGGGAACGGTGCCCTCCCCATTGTAGTCCTCTTTGATCCCTACATTGATATGTGCCAGGTCATAGATAACAAACTCCCTTGCCCCCTTCCTATTCATGGATGTGTGTCTGTGCGAAGATTTGATACGTGGGCATGA